The genome window CTCGCCCTACATATCGCCGCCGCGGCCGAGGCGGCGGGTAAGCCCTGTGCTGTTATTGACCTCGACCCGCAGGCGAGCGCGGCGGGTTGGAAAGACACCCGCCGCGACGAAGCCCCTGTGGTCGTCGCCCTTCCCCACACCCGCCTTGCAGCAGGCCTTCAGGCCGCACAAGGAGGCGGCGCCAAGCTTTGCATCATTGACACCGCACCCCATGCCGAGGCTGCGGCTATGGCCGCTGCGCGGGCGGCCGACCTCATCCTTATCCCCTGCCGGGCCGGCATCCTCGATTTGCGGGCGATTGGCACGACTGCCGAATTTGTGAAGCTGGCCGGCAAACGGGCTTTCGTCATCCTAAACGCCCTCCCCCCTCGTGCCTCACATATTTTGAGCGACGCGCGAGAGGCCGTTGCCGTTCACGGGATCGACGTTGCGCCCGTGATCTTGCAGCAACGCGCCGCCTATGGCCACGCGCTCACCGCGGGGCAGACCGCGCCCGAATATGAGCCGCAAGGCAAAGCCGCCGAAGAGGTGGCCGATTTACGTAAGTGGCTGTTTTCCGAATTGAAGTTTTAGCAGCAATTCATATTGCCAGCAATTAGGCAAGATGGTATGCTGGCAAACCAGCAAAGTAGGAATTGCCGCCCATGAGCCGCCGCCCCAGTCTCGCCGACACCATGAAAGCCGTTGCGGCCAAGGCCGCGCCGCCGCCCGTTCCCATGCGGGAAGCCGTCCCGAAGCAAGTGGCCCAGGCAAAGGCGCAGCAGGAGGGGGAGGGCGAGCGCAAGCCGTTCTTTGCGGCGACCCGCGAGGGCTTGAAGCGGATAACCGTCGCGGTTGCGCCGGCGGATCATAAGCGCCTCAAACGGCTGTCTGTGGACACCGGACGTTCGATTGAGGATTTGATGCGCGAGGCTTTGGCGGACCTTTTCGCGAAGCATGATTGA of Methylocystis iwaonis contains these proteins:
- a CDS encoding AAA family ATPase; the protein is MKVLAILSQKGGAGKTTLALHIAAAAEAAGKPCAVIDLDPQASAAGWKDTRRDEAPVVVALPHTRLAAGLQAAQGGGAKLCIIDTAPHAEAAAMAAARAADLILIPCRAGILDLRAIGTTAEFVKLAGKRAFVILNALPPRASHILSDAREAVAVHGIDVAPVILQQRAAYGHALTAGQTAPEYEPQGKAAEEVADLRKWLFSELKF
- a CDS encoding ribbon-helix-helix domain-containing protein — encoded protein: MSRRPSLADTMKAVAAKAAPPPVPMREAVPKQVAQAKAQQEGEGERKPFFAATREGLKRITVAVAPADHKRLKRLSVDTGRSIEDLMREALADLFAKHD